From Clostridium cylindrosporum DSM 605:
AGCATATAGAAGTATTAAAAACCTTATGTCAGAGTATATCTCATCTAAGAATACAGTTAGACCACTTTCTATAGCGGTATTTGGAACTCCAGGCTCTGGAAAGTCATTTGGGGTTACAGAAATAGCATCAAGTATTGCTCCAAATCTTATAGAGAAACTAGACTTTAACCTATCTCAGTTCCAAACATTATCAGATTTAATCGTTGCATTCCATAAGGTAAGGGATTTGTCTCTAGAGGGAAAACTTCCTTTAGTGTTTTTCGATGAATTTGATAGTGCATTTGAAAGAAAACTAGGATGGCTTAAGTATTTCCTTGCACCTATGCAGGACGGGAAGTTTAGAGAAGGGGATGCTACTCACCCTATAGGAAAGGCTATTTTCGTATTTGCTGGAGGAACAAGTAGTACCTTTAATGAGTTCTGTGGTGAGGATATAGTAAGCGAAATAGAAAAGAAAGAATTTAAAAGAGAATTTCAAGCCTCTAAGGGTCCAGACTTTGTAAGTCGTTTAAGGGGATATGTTAACATACTTGGACCAAACCAAACCGATGAACAGTGGGACCAATTATTTATTATAAGACGTGCAATGCTGCTACGTACGCTTTTAGAGCGTAAGGTGCCTCATCTTATAGGTGGAGAAGGTGAAGCCCAAATAGATGATGGTGTTTTAAGAGCTCTACTTAAGGTGCCAAGATATAAGCATGAATCAAGATCAATGGAAGCAATCCTTGAGATGAGTATGTTAAATGAAGCTAAAAAGTGGGAGCAGGCTCATCTACCATCAAAGGAACAGTTAAAACTTCATGTAGATGAAGAGGAGTTTTCAAGACTTCTAATGCAGGAAGAGTTTTTCAGTGAAAAAATAGAAAAGCTTGCTAGAGAATTATATGAAAAGCATATAGAAGTGTATGGAAACGAAAACAAAACATCTATAAGGCGTCAGGCAAGACATATTCCTATAGCACTGCACAAGGTAAATTATGATCTTATATCTGTTATGGAAAAGCCAGAGGTTATAAGTTTTACAGAAAAGGAATTAAGTATCCTAGCAGAATATGAACATAAGCGCAGTTCCCTTGAGAAGAAGGAAGCAGGATGGACCTATGGTGAGAAGTTAGATAAAAAGAAGAAAACACATCCTTCACTTGTGCCATGGGATAGTCTACCAAGTGAGTATAAAGATAAGATAATAGAAAATGTTAAATCATGGCCAGAGATTTTGGCAAATTCAAACTTCAAGATAGAACGTCTAAAATTCCTATGTAATTGTGAAACTCAGCTTTTACCATAGTTAAAGCCCCTAAAGCCAAATGTAGGTTTAGGGGCTTTTGTTTATAGTATAACTTAGCGCTTCTAGATTAATTTAAATCTTAAATTTTTCGATATCTTTAACAAGAGTTTCAGCCATATCTGAAAGAGAATGTACAAATTCCCCGACCTCTTGTATACCTGCAGCCTGCTCCTCTGTTGTAGCTGCAGTAGAACTAGTTTCATTAATTATCTCATCTGAAATGCTATTTAGACTTATCATCGTCTCTGAAATAGCTTCCTTCTTTTCTTCAAGACTTGCTGAATTTGAAGCTATGATATTGATGTTATTTTTAGTGTCATTTATAAGTTCAGTAATACTCTTAAATGCTACACCAGCATTTTCAGCGATTTCCTCACCTTTAACTACACTGTCTATACCCTTTTCCATAGCATCTACTGCAAGCTTAGTGTTTTGTTGATTTTTTGCTATAAGCTCACGTATAATTCTTGCAGATTGATTTGATTGTTCAGCAAGCTTTCCAACTTCACCTGCAACAACAGCAAATCCTCTTCCAGCATCACCAGCTCTTGCAGCCTCTATTGATGCATTTAGAGCAAGAAGGTTAGTTTGCTCAGCTATTGATTCTATTGAATCTGTTATTCCTGTAATTTCAGCAGAACTTTTATCTAGTATATTTATAATTTCTCTTACTTCCTCAGTAGAAGCTTTAATGTTCTTTATTTGTCTTACAGTATTTTCTATAGAATCCATACCATAATCTGATTTTTCCATAACTTTATTTACTAGAAGTGAAACATTATCAACATTTGATTTAATAGTTTCAATACCATCTTCTACAATTTTAATTTGTTCATTACTTTCTATTACAAGCTTTCCTTGATCATTTATGATTGAAGAGATATGAACCGTAGATGATGAAGTTTGTTCAACTGCTTTGCTTATTTCTCCAAATGAGCTATTAAGCTGCTCCGATGCCTCAGCAGTTGTTTGTGCCGATTTTTTAAGGCTAGTTATTAGGTTAAGTATATTACTCGCCATTCTATTCATGCTTACTTCTATTAACCTAATTTCACCTTTACCATCCTCATTAAACTTAACAGTTAGGTCTCCTTCAGCAATTCTATTTATACCTTCTTGAAGTTTAACTAAAGGATTTATAAGCTTTGAAGAAATTAGTATAATAACACATGCAAGAATTGCTATAGTTATAGTTATTAATATTCCCTGTGTTACCTTAAAGGCAGTAAGATTTTTATTAAGTAGTTCTGTATTATATGTAATTTCAACTATCTTTCTTACATCTCCAGTATCAGGACCATAACCATTTGCTACATATATATATTTTTTAGTGTTAACACCTGTGTTATCTACATAGTTTTTAGCGTTTTTTGCTACGTTCTTTACAGTTTCCTGTGTTTTATTATCTATATTAGCTTCAGGATCACTTATAAGTTTTCCTGCACTTCCAAATATTCTTATGTCAGATATATGCTTATCCTTCTTTAGGTCTTCAACTATATTGTTATAGTCTATTTCCTTTAGCATATCCTTATAGTCCTCAGAGGTAACGCTCATTTGAAGAAGGTCCTTATGATTCTCAGTAGGCATAAATGCATACTTAGTTAATACACTAGAGTTTTGTGCGGTTATAAATGGATCGCTTACGAATTCATTACCCTTTCTTCTTTCTTGAAGAACATTATAAAAGTCTCCAAGAACTTTATAATCAAATCCTAAGTCATCTTTGTTTGTGGTATATCTAGTTATTCCATCTTCACCATTAATGTATAAATGATATTTTCCACCAAATTTTTGTCTTAAAGCTTCAAGATTTAATTTTTCTGGGGAACCAGCTTTTTTATATTCTTCAGCGAATGCATTCATTTTACCTCTTAAGTTGTCATCAAGACTTTTAGAAAGAAGATTATATCCGCTATTGGACATTGTTATTGCATTTACAACAGAGTTTTCTACTTGTTTTTGAAGGGTTTCATTATTTTCTGTTAGGCTTTTGCTTTGATTAAAATATCCAATGAAACTATAAATGCATATTATTGGGATTATAAATAGTACTAGCCAAAACATAAGAATATATTTTAGACTAGTGAAGCCCTTAGATTTGTTTTTACTATTTTTTACTTCTGTCATTAGTCGACTCCTTTTCCTAAGATTGTTTAAAATTACATATAATTCTACAAGTATTATCGTAAACATTAAAGGTTTCTTAACAGATAGTTAACATTTGAATAAGCTATAATTGTTATAAGTAAAAGAAATCCACCTAGGTATCTAGGTGGATTTTTAGTAAATTAATTAAAACTTATTGTATGTAACAACCTCTGAAATATCTTTTCTATTTGTATGATTAGGATGTGGCTTTGCCTCAACGCTTGGATAACCTAAAGGTAGTATACAAACAGGTTCAAGTTCATTAGGAATATTAAAGGACTTACAAACAGCCTCTGGGTCAAAGTGACCAACCCATGTTGTGCCAAGACCAAGTTCAGTTGCTTGTAACATCATATGGGTTGCAACTATACTTCCGTCTATATCTGTATGAACTTTTCCATCATACTTACGTGTCCAAGCTTCCTCTTTATTAGCACATATAAGTATAGCCATAGGTGCATTAAAGTGGTAGATTGTACATTCTTTTAGTTTCTCAAGTGCCTCATTACTTTCAATTACTAGTATTCTTTGAGGTTGACGATTTGCAGCAGTTGGTGAAACCTGTCCTGCTTCTAAAATTAAATCTAACTTCTCCTTTTCAACCTTTCTAGTATCAAAGCTTCTTAGAGAATATCTTTCCTTTGCAAGCTCTATAAGTTTCATATAAATGCCTCCTTTGCCTGCTTTTTATTATATTATTTCATAAAAGTCTATTAACATCTAGATTAGTTATGTATTTATAAGGAATAAAGATATAATATCAAAGTATGATATGATATTTGCAAAGGCCAAGTATAGCATAAAAATAGGTGATGTAGCTCCTAGAATCAATAATAATGGAAATTGATTGTGAAATTTTACAAAATACTGAAGTTTATATAAAAAATAATGAATTATACTAGTTAGAAAACCCTCTTAGGTTAGTACTTAAGAGGATTTTTCATTTATAAGGCTAATATCCATGAAATTTAATATTTGGAAACATAGGGAAAACTACTGTTGTTACTTGTATATATTAGGCTAGGATTTATTAATATTATCATTGAAAATATTATATTTTAATAATAATATTAATCTTATGCAATACAAAATGAAAACAAAATTTAGAAGTTTTGTATAAAAATTATTAATTATCCTTTGGAGGAGATAAAAGTATATGAAAAAAGTATTAATCGTAGATGATATGTTGTTTATGAGAAACTTATTAAAAACAATGCTTGAAGAAAATGGATTTGAAGTTGTTGCTGAGGCTGGGGATGGTTTAGAAGCAATAGAAAAGTACTCAGAATTTAGACCAGATGTTGTTACTATGGATATAACAATGAAGGAAATGGATGGAATAGAAGCAATTAAAGGAATTCGTGAAATAGATGAAAACTGCAAGGTGGTAGTAATTTCTGCACTTGGAATGGAAAGTATGGTTATGAAGGCAATCGCTGCAGGTGCAAAGGGATTTATTAGAAAACCATTTGAAAAGGAAAATGTTATCAAAACACTAAATGAGATTTAAAGGTTCTAATATAAAAATTTATGTCGATAAAAGGAGAAGATATGATTAGTAGTTTAGAAGAATTAAATAATATATTATCAAGTGGAGAAAATGATGTTTTTCAGATGTGGCTTGAAGAAATAAATACAAATAAGGTTGTTAAAAAAGGATTATTCTCTGAAAGAGATATTATTGATATTTCAAGTAAGTTATATAGGACATTTTTAAAGTTAAGAGATTATGATTTTAATAATGGATTAGTAGAGATTACAACATCTTCAGGTAAGGAATCTCTTGAGGAATTTTCTAAGATAATGGCAATAAAAAATCAAACTCCAACAGCAACAAGTATGTATATATATTCTTTGAAAAGTGTTATGTATAAATTTTTACAGAAACAAATTGAAGATTCAAGTTTGCTAAATAAGGAGATTTTAAGAACATCTGAGGTTATAGATAAAATGGGGCTTTATACCTTTAATTATTTTGTTAAGGAAAGAGAATCTATAATTCAAATGCAGCAGCAAGATATGATGGAGTTATCTACCCCTGTAATTAAAGTATGGGAAAATGTACTTGCTATTCCTCTTATTGGGACACTTGACAGCAAAAGAACACAAATGATTATGGAAAAACTTCTTGATATGATAGTAACTACATCCTCAAAGGTTGCAATAATAGATATTACAGGGGTTCCTACAGTAGATACCCTTGTTGCAAATCATTTAATTAAAACAGTAGCAGCTACAAGACTTCTTGGAGCTGAAATAATAATAACAGGTATAAGCCCAGTTATCGCTCAAACGATGGTACACTTAGGAATTGATTTGTCAGAGGTTATTACAAAGGCGGTTATGGAAGATGGAATAAAAACTGCACTTGAAATATGTGACTTTAAAATTCTTAAATTGAAATAGTATAAAATGGAGTGTTGATTTATGGTAAAGATACCTATACTAAAAATTAATGATATTTTGATTGTTTCTATACAGGAGGAATTAACCGACAAGGTAGCTCTTAAATTTCAGATGGATATTTTAAATAAAATATATTCATCAAAAGCAAAGGGAGTATTAATGGATATATCTTTACTGGATATCGTAGATTCATTTTTAGGAAAGGTTATATCGGAAACTGCAAAAATGATTAGACTTTTAGGGGCAGAACTTGTTCTTGTGGGAATGAAACCAGAGGTAGCTATAACAATAGTAGAACTCGGCCTTGAGATTAATGGAGTACATACATCATTAAACATTGAAGATGGAATAGAAAATCTAAATAACATTATAAAATCAAAGGCAATTCAAGAGATTACTAGGGAAGAGTTGCTGAAAGAGGAAAAACATGCTGAGATATGAAGTTGTTATTGAAGAAGAGAAGGATATTGTTATTGCAAGACAAGTAACAAGAGAGGCTGCAAAACAAATGAAATTTGGAATAGTTGACCAAACTCGAATTATAACTGCGGTAAGCGAACTTTCAAGAAATATATTTCAGTACGCGGGAAAAGGTTATGTTGTATTAGAGGAAGTTGTAGAAAATAATAAACATGGTCTTATGATATCCTTTGTTGATGAGGGACCTGGAATCCAAGACATTGATTATGTAATGCAGGGAGGAAACTCCTCAGGTAATGGAATGGGACTAGGCTTATGTGGAAGTAAAAGGCTTATGGACAATTTCTCTATTTGCTCACAGCTTGGCAAAGGTACTATTGTTATTATAAAAAAGTGGCTTTAATGAGGTGAGAAAGATAGAATCATTTGAAATCAAAAATGAATGGGATATAGGCAGTGCAAGAAGATATATAGCTAATAGCTGTAGAGATTTAGGCTTTAATGAAATTGAAGTAGGAGAAATCTCTATTGTAGTTAATGAGCTTTGTACAAATATTATTAAGCATGGATGTGTTGAGGGAAAGATAAAATTTAGTAAAATTAATAATGGTTTAGAAAGTGGCATTGAAATAATCTCCCATGATAAGGGCCCTGGTATTGAAAATATCGATGAGGTTATTAAAGATGGATTTTCTTCAAAGGGAACAATTGGGGGAGGGTTCGGTGCTATAAAGCGGTTAATGGATGATATGGAGGTATACTCTCAATTTAATGGAGATAGCTGTAATTATAACCCTTATAGTTATAATCTTAAGTTAAATTGTACAGGTACGATAATAGTTGCGAAAAAGTGGTTAAAAAGCGTAAAAAATATTGCAAGTCAGGATATAAAAATTAGCGTTATGAGTAGACCCCATCCAAACAGTAATGTAAATGGAGATGGGTATTATATTAAGCACTTAAAGGGTAAAAGTATTATTGCGGTTATTGATGGAATAGGTCATGGCACTGAAGCTAATAAGGCATCTAAAAAGGCATGTGAATTAATAGAAGAAAATATTAGTAAATGTCTAAAGGAAATAATATTAAGCTTAGATACAGGATTAAGGCATACAAGAGGTGTGGTTATAGGATTATTAGCTATTGATGAATTTAAAGGGGAGCTTACCTATGTTGGAATTGGCAATATTCAATTTACATATATTTTTGAGGATAATGTAGTTAGGATTTTACCTACAAGTGGAATATTAGGAGTTACCCCTAATAATAAAGTAAGGATTCAAAAAGTATTCTATCAGAAGGGATCAATTTTAATTATGAATACAGATGGCATATCTAATAAATGGCAAATTGATAACTATTCTAGGGAAGTTAGAGATAATCCTTCTTTTCTTTCAAATAGTATTCTTAAAGATTTTGGTAAAAATAATGATGATTCTACTGTTTTAGTAGCAGTTCTCTAGGTGACTTATGTATAGGGATAATTTTGAACTTTATTTAGCTATAGCACACCTAGTGAACC
This genomic window contains:
- a CDS encoding STAS domain-containing protein; this translates as MISSLEELNNILSSGENDVFQMWLEEINTNKVVKKGLFSERDIIDISSKLYRTFLKLRDYDFNNGLVEITTSSGKESLEEFSKIMAIKNQTPTATSMYIYSLKSVMYKFLQKQIEDSSLLNKEILRTSEVIDKMGLYTFNYFVKERESIIQMQQQDMMELSTPVIKVWENVLAIPLIGTLDSKRTQMIMEKLLDMIVTTSSKVAIIDITGVPTVDTLVANHLIKTVAATRLLGAEIIITGISPVIAQTMVHLGIDLSEVITKAVMEDGIKTALEICDFKILKLK
- a CDS encoding STAS domain-containing protein; translated protein: MVKIPILKINDILIVSIQEELTDKVALKFQMDILNKIYSSKAKGVLMDISLLDIVDSFLGKVISETAKMIRLLGAELVLVGMKPEVAITIVELGLEINGVHTSLNIEDGIENLNNIIKSKAIQEITREELLKEEKHAEI
- a CDS encoding RyR domain-containing protein, with the protein product MKNQNVNIVVTGDIAVNLFQWRTNDKDTKGLSFKAYPRVHKSVKLGDDFLLSKLVALGTEANVISPKIDLSLGNINEEALISTVELGTFPKRKNGKEKVFRVKEYLGFQGPKSGVPKLFNIINDDENADIVILDDENNGFNSSEEFWPVALKTSGKSPIIIYKTNNLASSNNLWNHLEKNHLKNTIVVINADDLRSKGVNISKSLSWERTALDFVWQMNNNPNLTRLSKCHNLIIPLGVEGAIHYKNAGKSESELYFLTYEFEGGFIKEDQGKMFGLTSCFVAGLARNIVSGIRNKEDFEGSLSEGIREGIVAAQKYFINGLGSSVEESLYPDPIMFTEGENDFIYKENIQDVKIRNTKNPNCRACWYIIKDKNSFNLAEIAYDIVKNGEKSALKFIPIAQFGKLKTVDRTEIEAYRSIKNLMSEYISSKNTVRPLSIAVFGTPGSGKSFGVTEIASSIAPNLIEKLDFNLSQFQTLSDLIVAFHKVRDLSLEGKLPLVFFDEFDSAFERKLGWLKYFLAPMQDGKFREGDATHPIGKAIFVFAGGTSSTFNEFCGEDIVSEIEKKEFKREFQASKGPDFVSRLRGYVNILGPNQTDEQWDQLFIIRRAMLLRTLLERKVPHLIGGEGEAQIDDGVLRALLKVPRYKHESRSMEAILEMSMLNEAKKWEQAHLPSKEQLKLHVDEEEFSRLLMQEEFFSEKIEKLARELYEKHIEVYGNENKTSIRRQARHIPIALHKVNYDLISVMEKPEVISFTEKELSILAEYEHKRSSLEKKEAGWTYGEKLDKKKKTHPSLVPWDSLPSEYKDKIIENVKSWPEILANSNFKIERLKFLCNCETQLLP
- a CDS encoding methyl-accepting chemotaxis protein — its product is MTEVKNSKNKSKGFTSLKYILMFWLVLFIIPIICIYSFIGYFNQSKSLTENNETLQKQVENSVVNAITMSNSGYNLLSKSLDDNLRGKMNAFAEEYKKAGSPEKLNLEALRQKFGGKYHLYINGEDGITRYTTNKDDLGFDYKVLGDFYNVLQERRKGNEFVSDPFITAQNSSVLTKYAFMPTENHKDLLQMSVTSEDYKDMLKEIDYNNIVEDLKKDKHISDIRIFGSAGKLISDPEANIDNKTQETVKNVAKNAKNYVDNTGVNTKKYIYVANGYGPDTGDVRKIVEITYNTELLNKNLTAFKVTQGILITITIAILACVIILISSKLINPLVKLQEGINRIAEGDLTVKFNEDGKGEIRLIEVSMNRMASNILNLITSLKKSAQTTAEASEQLNSSFGEISKAVEQTSSSTVHISSIINDQGKLVIESNEQIKIVEDGIETIKSNVDNVSLLVNKVMEKSDYGMDSIENTVRQIKNIKASTEEVREIINILDKSSAEITGITDSIESIAEQTNLLALNASIEAARAGDAGRGFAVVAGEVGKLAEQSNQSARIIRELIAKNQQNTKLAVDAMEKGIDSVVKGEEIAENAGVAFKSITELINDTKNNINIIASNSASLEEKKEAISETMISLNSISDEIINETSSTAATTEEQAAGIQEVGEFVHSLSDMAETLVKDIEKFKI
- a CDS encoding nitroreductase family protein gives rise to the protein MKLIELAKERYSLRSFDTRKVEKEKLDLILEAGQVSPTAANRQPQRILVIESNEALEKLKECTIYHFNAPMAILICANKEEAWTRKYDGKVHTDIDGSIVATHMMLQATELGLGTTWVGHFDPEAVCKSFNIPNELEPVCILPLGYPSVEAKPHPNHTNRKDISEVVTYNKF
- a CDS encoding anti-sigma regulatory factor, which encodes MLRYEVVIEEEKDIVIARQVTREAAKQMKFGIVDQTRIITAVSELSRNIFQYAGKGYVVLEEVVENNKHGLMISFVDEGPGIQDIDYVMQGGNSSGNGMGLGLCGSKRLMDNFSICSQLGKGTIVIIKKWL
- a CDS encoding ATP-binding SpoIIE family protein phosphatase; the protein is MRKIESFEIKNEWDIGSARRYIANSCRDLGFNEIEVGEISIVVNELCTNIIKHGCVEGKIKFSKINNGLESGIEIISHDKGPGIENIDEVIKDGFSSKGTIGGGFGAIKRLMDDMEVYSQFNGDSCNYNPYSYNLKLNCTGTIIVAKKWLKSVKNIASQDIKISVMSRPHPNSNVNGDGYYIKHLKGKSIIAVIDGIGHGTEANKASKKACELIEENISKCLKEIILSLDTGLRHTRGVVIGLLAIDEFKGELTYVGIGNIQFTYIFEDNVVRILPTSGILGVTPNNKVRIQKVFYQKGSILIMNTDGISNKWQIDNYSREVRDNPSFLSNSILKDFGKNNDDSTVLVAVL
- a CDS encoding response regulator, with the translated sequence MKKVLIVDDMLFMRNLLKTMLEENGFEVVAEAGDGLEAIEKYSEFRPDVVTMDITMKEMDGIEAIKGIREIDENCKVVVISALGMESMVMKAIAAGAKGFIRKPFEKENVIKTLNEI